One window from the genome of Cydia fagiglandana chromosome 21, ilCydFagi1.1, whole genome shotgun sequence encodes:
- the LOC134675334 gene encoding uncharacterized protein LOC134675334 yields the protein MLKFILFIIPCILVFLYPVSPVQLPDDLKFLKKGNSTSVDDDTSHCMEELRKCLNPHTISPICGVNAMTDRKQSFESMCELIHENCRSKKDQWHYLSDKIENCTGTFGDSSKKSENSSMLLK from the exons atgttaaaattcattttgTTTATCATACCATGTATTTTGG TGTTTCTGTATCCAGTATCACCTGTGCAGCTCCCAGATGACTTGAAATTCCTAAAAAAGGGCAATAGCACGTCCGTTGATGACGACACAAGCCATTGTATGGAGGAGCTCAGAAAATGTCTCAATCCACACAC GATTTCACCAATTTGCGGGGTAAACGCTATGACTGATCGTAAACAATCATTCGAAAGCATGTGCGAACTGATTCATGAAAACTGCCGCAGTAAAAAAG ACCAATGGCATTATTTAAGTGATAAAATAGAAAACTGCACCGGAACATTTGGAGATTCTTCTAAAAAGTCTGAAAATTCCTCAATgctgttaaaataa
- the LOC134675321 gene encoding cecropin-like: MNFGRVLFFVFACVLALSAVSGAPNPRWNPFKKLEKAGRNIRDGIIKAGPAVAVVGQAATIAKG, translated from the exons atgaACTTCGGTCGTGTTTTGTTTTTCGTGTTCGCCTGCGTGCTGGCTTTGAGCGCGGTGTCAGGGGCACCCAACCCTCGGTGGAACCCGTTTAAAAAATTG GAAAAAGCGGGACGAAACATCCGTGACGGCATCATCAAAGCTGGTCCCGCGGTAGCCGTCGTCGGTCAAGCCGCGACCATTGCTAAAGGATAA